The DNA region AATCGGCTCCGGTGTCCCTCAGTTTAATCTCGCCCCATTACGTCCCACAGCCCCAGATGACTAAACCGCCCTTGCAGTTAGGGGTCATGGCTTCAGGGAGTGGCAGTAATTTTGAGGCGATCGCTCAGGCGATTGCAGATCAGCGCCTGCATGCAAAAGTGCAGGTTGTCATCTACAACAATCCCGGTGCCAAAGTAAGAGAACGGGCAGAGCGGTGGGGCATTCCGGCAGTGTTATTGAATCATCGAGAGTTTGCCAGTCGGGAAGCCCTGGATGAGGCGATCGTCAAAACAATGCGGCAGTACGAGGTGGATTACGTGATCATGGCCGGATGGATGCGGATTGTCACCACGGTACTGATTGATGCGTTTCCCGATCGGGTGCTCAATATCCATCCCAGTTTGTTACCCAGTTTCAGAGGTGCCCATGCAGTTGAAGAAGCGTTGCAGGCTGGCGTGAAAATTACAGGCTGCACAGTACATCTGGTGCGCTTAGAAGTTGATAGCGGCCCCATCCTCATTCAGGCAGCCGTTCCCGTATTACCAGACGACACCCCAGAAACCCTACAAGCCCGGATTCAAGTGCAGGAACATCAAATTTATCCCCAGGCGATCGCGATCGTGGGCGATCGGGATTTTGGATTTTAGATTTTAGATTTTGGATTGGTGCGTGATGAAGAACTATT from Leptodesmis sichuanensis A121 includes:
- the purN gene encoding phosphoribosylglycinamide formyltransferase codes for the protein MSNQSESAPVSLSLISPHYVPQPQMTKPPLQLGVMASGSGSNFEAIAQAIADQRLHAKVQVVIYNNPGAKVRERAERWGIPAVLLNHREFASREALDEAIVKTMRQYEVDYVIMAGWMRIVTTVLIDAFPDRVLNIHPSLLPSFRGAHAVEEALQAGVKITGCTVHLVRLEVDSGPILIQAAVPVLPDDTPETLQARIQVQEHQIYPQAIAIVGDRDFGF